From Arachis stenosperma cultivar V10309 chromosome 2, arast.V10309.gnm1.PFL2, whole genome shotgun sequence, one genomic window encodes:
- the LOC130961730 gene encoding mitochondrial dicarboxylate/tricarboxylate transporter DTC-like → MEIETKINYMDPVKIALNLLCVSLLQPMDMIKVRMQLGQGSGAQIASNILKTEGGYAAFYRGLSATLVRLPLHRAVKFGSYSIIATAVTEDNDRKPLSLRQKVMITSTAVTMGWAFSIPTQLAQVRMQADATFPTSQRRNYTNVFNALHRVIADEGVQVLWRGSVAEIARQSALITGLISGYPPSFRYLKNSLGFGETTSAIGAGVISSFIGCALSLPFDYVRTQLQTMQLENRRTSYVLLRVPFLLFQICCSDDDFMVYHETASSFGCINQWKKDYNKSSLKRRLSLRWLLVNAEFMHF, encoded by the exons atggagattgagacgaaGATAAATTATATGGACCCTGTTAAAATCGCCCTCAACTTGCTCTGCGTTTCCCTCCTTCAACCAATGGATATGATCAAG GTGAGGATGCAACTAGGTCAAGGATCAGGTGCGCAGATCGCATCCAACATTCTCAAAACAGAAGGGGGTTATGCCGCCTTTTATAGG GGTCTATCTGCTACACTAGTCCGGCTGCCTCTGCATAGAGCTGTTAAATTTGGATCATATTC AATTATAGCAACTGCAGTAACCGAGGATAATGATCGCAAACCCTTATCACTTCGCCAGAAAGTTATGATTACCTCAACTGCTGTAACAATGGGATGGGCTTTTAGTATCCCAACACAGCTGGCACAAGTTCGTATGCAAGCTGATGCAACTTTTCCCACCTCTCAGCGCCGAAATTACACGAATGTCTTCAATGCGCTTCATCGTGTTATTGCAGATGAAGGGGTTCAGGTGCTTTGGAGAGGTTCTGTGGCAGAAATAGCAAGGCAGTCCGCACTAATTACAGGGCTTATTTCTGGTTATCCTCCGAGTTTTAGGTACTTGAAGAATTCCCTTGGTTTTGGAGAGACCACTAGTGCGATTG GTGCCGGTGTTATTTCTTCTTTCATCGGATGCGCTTTAAGTTTGCCATTTGACTACGTTAGGACCCAGCTTCAGACTATGCAACTTGAAAACAGGAGGACTTCCTATGTTTTACTCCGGGTTCCATTTCTACTATTTCAGATTTGCTGCTCTGACGATG ATTTCATGGTTTATCACGAAACAGCTTCGTCGTTTGGATGCATCAATCAGTGGAAAAAAGATTACAATAAAAGCTCGTTGAAGCGACGTTTGAGTTTGAGGTGGTTGTTAGTTAATGCTGAGTTCATGCATTTTTAG
- the LOC130960636 gene encoding probable protein S-acyltransferase 16, producing MAEKSKHLRRFRWSLPVSLVILSIAYIYASTVFVFVDRWFGLLSSPGLINSAVFTALAAMCVLTYRRAISTDPGHVPATYMPDVEDSESPIHEIKRKSGDLRYCQKCSHYKPPRAHHCRICKRCVLRMDHHCIWINNCVGHANYKVFFIFVLYAVIACIYSLVLLVGSLAYDGVQDDDKSGGSFRTVYVVSGLLLVPLSIALCVLLVWHVYLILHNKTTIEYYEGVRALWLAEKGGSIYKHPYDLGPYENLTSVLGPNILSWLWPTAGHIGSGLKFRTGYDVVQGASTSK from the exons ATGGCCGAGAAATCCAAGCACCTGCGTCGTTTCCGCTGGTCGCTGCCGGTGAGCCTCGTCATTTTGTCCATCGCCTACATCTATGCCTCCACCGTCTTCGTCTTCGTAGACCGGTGGTTCGGTCTCCTCTCCTCTCCCGGCCTCATAAACAGCGCCGTTTTCACCGCTCTTGCCGCCATGTGCGTCCTCACCTACCGCCGCGCCATCTCCACCGATCCCGGCCACGTCCCCGCCACCTACATGCCCGACGTTGAAGATTCCGAATCACCAATCCACGAGATCAAGCGCAAG AGTGGAGATCTGCGATATTGCCAAAAATGTTCACACTATAAGCCTCCCCGTGCACATCATTGTCGGATTTGCAAAAGATGTGTGCTTCGAATG GATCACCATTGCATTTGGATAAATAACTGCGTCGGCCATGCAAACTATAAGGTCTTCTTCATCTTTGTCTTGTATGCTGTAATTGCATGCATCTACTCCCTG GTCTTACTTGTTGGAAGTCTAGCTTATGATGGCGTTCAGGATGATGATAAAAGTGGCGGCTCTTTCAGAACTGTATAT GTTGTTTCTGGCCTCTTGCTGGTCCCTTTATCTATAGCATTATGTGTGCTTTTAGTATGGCATGTCTATCTCATCTTACATAACAAGACTACGATAGAG TATTATGAAGGAGTGAGAGCTCTGTGGCTTGCTGAGAAAGGTGGAAGTATCTATAAACATCCATATGACCTTGGCCCATATGAGAATTTGACTTCT GTTTTGGGTCCAAATATCCTTAGCTGGCTATGGCCTACGGCAGGCCATATAGGTTCTGGACTTAAGTTCCGCACCGGCTACGATGTTGTGCAAGGAGCATCAACATCCAAATGA